The proteins below come from a single Roseiflexus sp. RS-1 genomic window:
- a CDS encoding ABC transporter ATP-binding protein → MAAQTTVALEVRDALKRFGRETTQGQPFWKRSARKPPEMTVAVDHISLSVRRGEIFGLLGANGSGKSTLIRLISTLLIPDSGEIRVFGYDVQREERTVRRLINRVSVEASFFKKLSALENLMYAARLYDLPRAYARQRSITILRSLGLSEKRLYEPLEHMSRGMQQKVAIARGLLTSPVLLLLDEPTTGLDPRSKHDVQRFILRMRAEHDTTVFLTTHDMDEADRLCDRIAIIDNGRIVALDTPQGLKSSLGAGGKNGSATMEDVFMALTGESLDDDFESSDDFESSDGNEATITGDCS, encoded by the coding sequence ATGGCTGCGCAAACGACTGTCGCGCTCGAAGTTCGTGACGCTCTGAAACGCTTCGGGCGCGAAACGACGCAGGGACAGCCGTTCTGGAAACGCAGCGCCCGCAAGCCGCCAGAGATGACGGTGGCGGTAGACCATATTTCGCTCAGTGTGCGTCGCGGTGAGATTTTCGGTCTCCTCGGCGCAAATGGTTCCGGTAAATCGACCCTGATCCGGCTGATCTCGACGCTGCTCATTCCCGATAGCGGCGAGATCCGCGTCTTTGGGTACGATGTCCAGCGAGAGGAACGGACGGTGCGGCGGTTGATCAATCGGGTCAGCGTCGAAGCGTCGTTTTTCAAGAAGTTGTCGGCGCTGGAAAATCTGATGTACGCGGCGCGTCTCTACGACCTGCCCAGAGCGTATGCGCGCCAGCGTTCGATCACGATCCTGCGCAGCCTCGGCTTGAGCGAGAAACGACTCTACGAACCGCTCGAGCATATGTCGCGCGGGATGCAGCAGAAGGTCGCTATTGCGCGTGGGCTGCTGACATCGCCGGTGCTTTTGTTGCTCGACGAGCCGACAACCGGACTGGATCCACGCTCGAAGCACGATGTGCAGCGCTTCATTCTGCGGATGCGCGCGGAGCATGATACGACGGTGTTCCTCACAACACACGACATGGACGAGGCGGACCGTCTGTGCGACCGGATTGCGATCATCGACAATGGTCGGATCGTGGCGCTCGATACGCCGCAAGGCTTAAAGAGTTCGCTTGGCGCTGGCGGCAAGAACGGCAGCGCAACGATGGAGGACGTGTTTATGGCGCTGACCGGCGAGAGTCTCGACGACGATTTTGAGTCTTCGGACGATTTCGAGAGCAGCGATGGGAACGAAGCGACAATCACAGGCGATTGCAGTTGA
- the rsgA gene encoding ribosome small subunit-dependent GTPase A — MGTKRQSQAIAVDRDHDGQPETGRLIGRVLRAQSGFFRVETDQGILMCTLRGRLKKERQSTDIAVIGDLVEVTPTMPGHGVIEAVLPRRTKLARRAPASKGVWKEDVLAANIEQALLVFSCASPEFSPRMLDRYLVLIETSDLDAVIVANKVDLVGEAEAHRLFAPYERLEYPVIYTSAVTGYGIDALRERLEGRISVVTGRSGVGKSSLFNAVQPGLGLAVGAISTALNKGRHTTRVAELIPLDLPGGGYLADTPGIRELGLWRFPKDELARCFREFRPYLGDCYFAGCTHIHEPDCAVRAALARGEITPERYDSYVRLFEGE, encoded by the coding sequence ATGGGAACGAAGCGACAATCACAGGCGATTGCAGTTGACCGCGATCACGACGGGCAGCCGGAGACCGGACGTCTGATCGGCAGGGTGCTGCGTGCACAGAGCGGCTTCTTCCGCGTCGAGACCGACCAGGGCATCCTGATGTGTACGCTGCGCGGTCGCCTGAAAAAGGAGCGACAGTCCACCGACATTGCGGTCATTGGCGATCTGGTCGAGGTTACCCCAACGATGCCGGGGCACGGCGTTATTGAGGCGGTGCTGCCGCGCCGCACAAAACTGGCGCGACGCGCACCGGCTTCGAAGGGGGTCTGGAAAGAAGATGTGCTGGCGGCGAACATCGAACAGGCACTGCTCGTCTTTTCGTGCGCCAGCCCTGAATTTTCTCCACGGATGCTCGATCGCTATCTGGTGCTGATCGAGACGAGTGATCTCGATGCAGTGATTGTCGCCAACAAGGTCGACCTGGTGGGCGAAGCAGAAGCGCATCGTCTGTTTGCGCCGTATGAACGCCTGGAATATCCGGTGATCTACACCAGCGCCGTGACCGGGTATGGCATCGACGCGCTGCGTGAGCGGCTCGAAGGACGGATCAGCGTAGTCACGGGGCGATCAGGGGTCGGGAAGAGCAGTCTCTTCAATGCCGTACAACCGGGTTTGGGTCTGGCAGTCGGCGCCATCAGCACTGCGCTGAACAAAGGGCGTCACACAACCCGCGTCGCTGAACTGATCCCGCTCGATCTGCCGGGCGGCGGATATCTGGCAGATACGCCGGGCATCCGTGAACTGGGGCTGTGGCGCTTCCCGAAGGACGAACTGGCGCGCTGTTTCCGCGAATTTCGTCCATACCTGGGGGATTGCTACTTTGCAGGATGTACGCACATCCACGAGCCGGACTGTGCTGTGCGCGCGGCGCTGGCGCGCGGCGAGATTACGCCGGAGCGCTACGACAGTTATGTGCGGTTGTTTGAAGGAGAATGA
- a CDS encoding GNAT family N-acetyltransferase: protein MPDANQRNGAWRPEVVPGARIFLSVLQREDVPVFARWFSDLELTAYLGQGGMAYTLEQEEEWYARVSRDAGSKTFTIMTRDDRRMIGTVSLMNIDHRRQCAELGIAIGDTSAWGKGYGSEAVRLMCDYGFTFLNLYAIYLWHSGFNRRAHQAYLKAGLREAGRLRCGPLFNGRRYDQVLMEITRDEFGPSGVAHLVQQIESDV, encoded by the coding sequence ATGCCGGACGCCAACCAACGCAACGGCGCCTGGCGCCCCGAGGTTGTTCCCGGAGCGCGGATCTTCCTGAGTGTGCTGCAACGCGAGGATGTGCCGGTCTTTGCGCGCTGGTTCAGCGACCTGGAGCTGACCGCGTACCTCGGTCAGGGGGGAATGGCGTATACCCTGGAACAGGAGGAAGAGTGGTATGCGCGCGTGTCGCGCGATGCTGGCAGCAAGACATTCACGATCATGACGCGCGATGACCGGCGCATGATCGGAACGGTAAGCCTGATGAATATTGACCATCGCCGTCAGTGCGCCGAACTGGGGATCGCCATCGGCGATACATCTGCCTGGGGCAAAGGGTACGGCAGCGAAGCGGTGCGTTTGATGTGCGACTACGGATTCACCTTTCTGAACCTGTATGCCATCTATCTGTGGCACTCGGGTTTCAACCGGCGCGCGCATCAGGCGTACCTCAAAGCCGGCCTCCGCGAAGCGGGCCGACTGCGCTGCGGTCCGCTCTTCAACGGTCGGCGCTATGATCAGGTCTTGATGGAAATAACGCGTGATGAGTTTGGACCCTCAGGGGTGGCTCATCTTGTTCAGCAGATAGAGAGTGATGTATGA
- a CDS encoding ABC transporter permease — MTTISERRGGVLGRELRGAYAFIERNANLIKRYWAWELVWLAYSIVNALSITFIGRASGEITGVAIAPEQINTFILFLLVGTLVWHYLSVVFDLISESIQWERWEGTIEYTFMAPISRLTHLFGQAAFAVLFAVVHTAIILAVVSAFFRIDLSRADFGAMLVVLIAGSTSFIGLGMFAAILPLLSPEKGLQMTNIIKAMVLLVSGVYYPVSVLPEWLQPLAYISPATYMLDGIRAALLEGASVGTLWSGRVLPLLLTGLLTIPTGLLAFMRAERYAKATGRLKRNG; from the coding sequence ATGACGACCATATCAGAGCGACGCGGCGGCGTCCTTGGACGTGAATTGCGCGGCGCTTATGCGTTCATCGAGCGCAACGCCAATCTGATCAAACGGTACTGGGCCTGGGAATTGGTCTGGCTGGCGTACTCGATTGTCAATGCCCTGTCGATCACCTTTATCGGGCGTGCGTCGGGCGAGATTACCGGCGTGGCTATCGCGCCGGAGCAGATCAATACGTTTATCCTGTTTCTGCTGGTCGGAACGCTGGTGTGGCACTACCTCTCGGTGGTGTTCGACCTGATCAGTGAGTCGATCCAGTGGGAACGCTGGGAAGGAACGATCGAGTATACCTTTATGGCGCCAATCTCGCGTCTGACTCACCTGTTCGGTCAGGCGGCATTTGCGGTGCTGTTCGCCGTTGTGCATACGGCGATCATTCTGGCGGTCGTGTCGGCGTTCTTTCGTATCGATCTGAGTCGGGCGGATTTTGGCGCGATGCTGGTCGTGCTGATCGCTGGCAGCACAAGTTTCATCGGTCTGGGCATGTTTGCCGCCATTCTGCCGCTCCTTTCGCCAGAAAAGGGGTTGCAGATGACGAATATCATCAAGGCGATGGTGTTGCTCGTCAGCGGCGTCTACTATCCGGTTAGCGTTCTACCGGAATGGCTGCAACCGCTGGCATATATTTCACCAGCAACCTACATGCTCGACGGCATTCGCGCGGCGCTTCTTGAAGGCGCGAGCGTCGGAACGCTCTGGTCGGGGCGGGTGTTACCGCTGCTGCTGACCGGGTTGCTGACGATCCCAACCGGGCTGCTGGCGTTCATGCGCGCTGAGCGTTACGCCAAGGCGACCGGCAGACTCAAACGGAACGGATAA
- a CDS encoding GNAT family N-acetyltransferase, with protein sequence MPVQSTIDRGDGLVVRWSTAADQERIADLFSHVFRRSADDPPNARMIAYVQHQMSGCHPLIGPNDIALVEDAQRGIVVAATSVMRQRWEYAGVPFTLSRAEPVAAHEEYRNRGLVRATFDLMHARSAERGDLAQCITGIPYFYRQFGYEYAVDLGGSRSVALTMIPDAKEGQPEPFTLRDATIDDLPQIRMLYERERSRNVNGLPILVSTPFDHDHWRWTLSGQTVDAGEGWNTRMIVRPDGQPVGYVLTGRVRWSPDQVRVVGMMVEPGIPLTAVMPPVLRALRTIAPTVPNAPPKTGEPRRLVFSLGAAHPVYEALGRDLIMRTEQPYGWYVRVPDVPLFLRHIRAVLERRLAGSFLAGYTGELNIDFYKSGLRLVFDQGRIAFIEPWRPPVYGDEASAGFPPLVFLQLMFGRRSLEELCAWHDDVWADDEPAMVLNTLFPKQPSWVLPLD encoded by the coding sequence ATGCCTGTCCAGTCAACAATTGATCGCGGCGATGGCCTGGTCGTACGCTGGTCAACCGCCGCCGATCAGGAGCGTATCGCCGATCTGTTTTCCCACGTCTTTCGTCGCTCTGCCGATGATCCGCCAAATGCGCGTATGATCGCGTATGTGCAGCATCAGATGAGTGGGTGCCATCCATTGATCGGACCAAACGACATCGCGCTGGTCGAGGATGCGCAACGCGGGATCGTGGTTGCGGCAACGTCGGTGATGCGGCAGCGCTGGGAGTATGCTGGCGTCCCGTTTACGCTCAGCCGCGCCGAGCCGGTCGCTGCACACGAAGAGTACCGCAACCGCGGTCTGGTGCGCGCCACGTTCGATCTGATGCACGCCCGCAGCGCCGAACGCGGCGACCTGGCGCAGTGCATTACCGGAATCCCTTATTTCTACCGGCAGTTCGGCTATGAGTACGCGGTCGATCTAGGCGGCTCACGCAGTGTGGCGCTGACCATGATCCCCGACGCAAAAGAAGGGCAGCCCGAACCGTTCACGCTGCGCGACGCCACTATCGATGACCTGCCGCAGATCCGGATGCTGTACGAACGGGAGCGGTCGCGCAATGTCAATGGATTGCCCATCCTCGTCTCGACCCCGTTCGATCACGACCACTGGCGCTGGACGCTGAGCGGGCAAACGGTTGATGCGGGTGAAGGATGGAATACCCGGATGATTGTCCGCCCCGATGGGCAACCCGTCGGGTATGTGCTGACCGGGCGCGTGCGCTGGAGTCCGGATCAGGTGCGGGTTGTGGGGATGATGGTCGAACCGGGCATACCACTGACCGCTGTGATGCCGCCGGTGCTGCGTGCGCTGCGTACGATTGCGCCGACGGTGCCGAATGCTCCGCCGAAGACCGGCGAACCGCGCCGACTGGTCTTCAGCCTGGGCGCAGCGCACCCGGTGTACGAGGCGCTGGGGCGCGATCTGATCATGCGGACGGAGCAGCCGTATGGGTGGTATGTGCGCGTGCCGGATGTGCCGCTGTTCTTGCGCCACATTCGCGCTGTACTGGAGCGACGTCTGGCGGGATCGTTCCTGGCAGGATACACCGGTGAACTGAACATTGATTTCTACAAAAGCGGTCTGCGCCTGGTTTTCGACCAGGGTCGGATAGCCTTCATCGAGCCGTGGCGACCGCCGGTGTACGGTGATGAAGCCAGCGCTGGCTTTCCGCCGCTGGTGTTCTTGCAACTGATGTTTGGACGGCGCAGTCTGGAGGAGTTGTGCGCCTGGCATGACGATGTGTGGGCGGATGACGAACCGGCGATGGTGTTGAATACCCTCTTCCCGAAACAGCCATCGTGGGTGCTACCGTTGGATTGA
- a CDS encoding ABC transporter permease, giving the protein MNRILPIIRKEFIHILRDRRALMIAFLTPVIQMVILGYAATTDVRNVPLAVLDQDRTRQSRALIDAFVQSGQFTVYRYVMSERDLAAQIDSGQARAGLIIPPDYGRTVTAGRDVGVVFVLDGSDPSVASNALSSARLIGVALATRVREETLARRGATTTLMPGVPQVRERVWYNPDMDSAVFMVPGLIGLVLQFQATLLTASAVVRERERGTIEQLIVTPIRPYELMLGKILPYAVIELLVVGEVLLVGTLWFGVPIRGSLILLVAIACLFLVSTLALGLLISTIAHTQFEAFQLSFLTLLPSVFISGFIYPIDAMPAALQLISKIIPLTYFLVVVRGIIIKGVGIEALLPQIAALTIFGAALLTIASLRFRKRLD; this is encoded by the coding sequence ATGAACCGCATCCTGCCGATCATTCGCAAGGAATTCATCCACATTCTGCGTGACCGGCGCGCGCTGATGATCGCCTTCCTGACGCCGGTGATCCAGATGGTCATCCTCGGCTACGCTGCAACGACCGATGTGCGCAATGTGCCGCTGGCAGTCCTTGATCAGGATCGCACCCGCCAGAGCCGCGCGCTGATCGACGCCTTCGTGCAGTCCGGGCAATTCACAGTCTATCGTTATGTCATGTCAGAACGTGATCTGGCGGCGCAGATTGATAGCGGTCAGGCGCGCGCCGGGCTGATCATTCCACCGGATTACGGGCGCACCGTCACTGCCGGGCGTGACGTTGGGGTTGTTTTTGTGCTCGACGGATCTGATCCATCGGTTGCATCGAATGCGCTGTCATCGGCACGGCTGATCGGCGTGGCGCTGGCAACCAGGGTGCGCGAAGAGACGCTGGCGCGACGCGGCGCGACGACCACGCTCATGCCCGGTGTGCCGCAGGTGCGTGAGCGTGTCTGGTACAACCCAGACATGGACAGCGCCGTCTTCATGGTGCCGGGGCTGATCGGACTGGTGCTGCAATTTCAGGCGACCCTCCTGACGGCGTCGGCAGTGGTGCGTGAACGGGAACGCGGCACGATCGAACAGTTGATCGTGACCCCGATTCGCCCCTACGAGTTGATGCTGGGAAAAATCCTGCCGTATGCCGTGATCGAACTGCTCGTCGTCGGCGAGGTGTTGCTGGTAGGAACGCTCTGGTTTGGCGTTCCAATCCGCGGCAGTTTGATCCTGCTGGTGGCTATCGCGTGCCTGTTCCTGGTTTCGACGCTGGCGCTCGGACTGCTGATCTCGACCATTGCGCACACCCAGTTTGAAGCGTTCCAGTTGTCCTTTCTGACCCTCTTGCCGTCGGTGTTCATTTCCGGCTTCATCTACCCGATCGATGCCATGCCTGCTGCGCTCCAGCTGATCAGCAAGATCATCCCGCTGACCTACTTTCTGGTCGTTGTGCGCGGCATCATCATCAAGGGTGTGGGCATCGAAGCGTTGCTGCCGCAGATCGCAGCGTTGACAATCTTCGGCGCGGCGCTCCTGACCATCGCATCACTGCGCTTCAGAAAGCGATTGGATTGA
- a CDS encoding serine hydrolase domain-containing protein gives MSDTAASPESVGISSDRLARIRPAMQRWIDRGTIAGASMMIARRGTIVYAEQVGRMSKETDEALRSDAIFRIYSMTKPIVCTALMTLYEEGRFQLITPLATFIPAFANVKVLQQDKEVAPQRPITIGDLMTHLGGFTYDFLIDSPVGELYRQHELMHNAQRTLQQFVDELARLPLAYHPGTKWHYSVSIDVAAHVIEIIADQPLRHFLRERIFDPLGMVDTDFYVPPEKRHRLAAMYGVGDLGARGMTILQMFFNWQQGILERIDPQESYPVDQPETFARGGHGLFSTVQDYMRFALMLLNGGTLDGTRILGRKTLELMHANHIPPALLPWDIAGIAYPGYGFGLGSRVLMDVGLSGMPGTAGEFGWAGAATTYYWVDPAESFAGVFMTQYQGLDEPQRDFRALAYQAIVD, from the coding sequence ATGAGCGACACAGCCGCATCTCCCGAAAGCGTCGGCATCAGTTCTGACCGTCTGGCGCGCATTCGTCCGGCGATGCAACGCTGGATCGACCGGGGAACTATTGCTGGCGCAAGTATGATGATCGCACGGCGTGGCACGATCGTCTACGCCGAGCAGGTTGGGCGGATGAGCAAGGAAACCGACGAGGCGTTGCGGAGTGATGCCATTTTTCGCATCTACTCGATGACCAAGCCGATCGTCTGCACCGCCCTGATGACGCTCTACGAGGAAGGGCGTTTCCAGTTGATCACACCGCTGGCGACGTTCATCCCGGCGTTCGCAAACGTCAAAGTATTGCAACAGGATAAAGAAGTCGCGCCGCAACGTCCGATCACCATTGGCGACCTGATGACCCACCTGGGCGGGTTCACCTATGACTTCCTGATCGACTCGCCGGTCGGCGAGTTGTACCGTCAGCACGAACTGATGCACAATGCACAGCGCACGCTGCAACAGTTCGTCGACGAGCTCGCCCGACTGCCGCTGGCGTACCATCCCGGCACGAAGTGGCACTACAGCGTCTCGATCGATGTCGCAGCGCACGTGATCGAGATCATCGCCGACCAACCCCTGCGTCATTTTCTCCGCGAACGGATCTTCGATCCGCTCGGCATGGTCGATACCGACTTCTACGTGCCGCCGGAGAAGCGTCACCGCCTGGCTGCCATGTACGGCGTCGGCGATCTGGGGGCGCGGGGTATGACGATCCTGCAGATGTTCTTCAACTGGCAACAGGGGATCCTGGAGCGGATCGATCCGCAGGAGAGCTATCCGGTCGATCAGCCGGAGACCTTTGCGCGCGGCGGTCATGGACTGTTCTCGACAGTGCAGGACTACATGCGGTTCGCATTGATGCTACTCAACGGCGGAACGCTCGACGGGACGCGCATCCTGGGACGCAAGACGCTGGAACTGATGCACGCCAACCACATCCCGCCGGCGCTTCTGCCATGGGATATTGCCGGCATCGCATACCCCGGCTACGGGTTTGGTCTTGGATCGCGCGTCTTGATGGACGTCGGGCTGTCGGGCATGCCGGGAACAGCAGGCGAATTCGGATGGGCTGGCGCTGCCACGACCTACTACTGGGTCGATCCTGCCGAGTCATTCGCTGGCGTCTTCATGACGCAATACCAGGGACTGGATGAACCGCAGCGCGACTTTCGTGCGCTGGCATACCAGGCAATTGTGGACTAG